A region of Thermovibrio ammonificans HB-1 DNA encodes the following proteins:
- the pheS gene encoding phenylalanine--tRNA ligase subunit alpha: protein MDSRKAIEELKLEFTNKIKSVSTLEDLEKLRVEFIGRKGKVTELLKQIPKLPPEERKEFGRACNALKAEIERAVKEKGAQIKEALKRERLKKEEIDVTLPGRKRPVGALHPVTKTLKEIVRIFTSMGFAVAEGPEVETDFYNFEALNIPKGHPAREMQDTFYITDEVVLRTHTSPVQVRVMESQRPPIQIIAPGKVYRKDADVTHTPMFHQVEGLMVDERVTFADLKGVLELFLREIFGSDTKVRFRPSYFPFTEPSAEVDIGCVICGGKGCKVCKGTGWLEILGCGMVDPAVFKAVGINPDTYQGFAFGMGVERIAMLKYGIDDLRLFFENDLRFLRQFRGA, encoded by the coding sequence ATGGACAGCCGCAAAGCCATAGAGGAACTTAAACTCGAGTTTACAAACAAAATTAAATCGGTTTCAACGCTCGAAGATTTAGAAAAATTAAGGGTTGAGTTCATCGGAAGGAAGGGAAAAGTTACCGAACTTCTAAAGCAGATACCGAAGCTCCCTCCCGAAGAGCGCAAAGAGTTCGGAAGGGCCTGCAACGCCCTGAAGGCAGAAATCGAGAGGGCAGTTAAGGAGAAGGGAGCCCAGATAAAGGAGGCCCTAAAGAGGGAAAGGCTCAAAAAGGAGGAGATAGACGTAACCCTGCCCGGTAGGAAGAGGCCGGTAGGAGCCCTCCACCCGGTCACCAAAACCCTAAAGGAGATAGTGAGAATATTCACAAGTATGGGCTTTGCCGTTGCCGAGGGCCCCGAAGTGGAGACCGACTTTTACAACTTTGAGGCCCTAAACATCCCGAAGGGCCACCCGGCAAGGGAGATGCAGGATACCTTCTACATAACAGACGAAGTGGTTCTGAGAACCCACACCTCACCGGTTCAGGTAAGGGTAATGGAGAGCCAGCGGCCTCCCATCCAGATAATAGCTCCGGGTAAGGTTTACAGAAAGGACGCAGACGTGACCCACACTCCGATGTTCCACCAAGTTGAAGGACTGATGGTGGACGAGAGAGTTACTTTCGCAGACCTCAAAGGAGTGCTGGAGCTCTTCCTAAGGGAGATTTTCGGCTCGGACACGAAGGTGAGGTTCCGCCCATCTTACTTTCCCTTTACAGAGCCCAGTGCCGAAGTTGACATAGGTTGCGTAATATGCGGAGGGAAGGGGTGTAAGGTCTGTAAGGGAACCGGTTGGCTGGAGATTCTCGGGTGCGGAATGGTGGACCCGGCGGTTTTCAAGGCCGTAGGCATAAACCCCGACACCTACCAAGGGTTTGCCTTCGGTATGGGGGTTGAGCGTATAGCGATGCTCAAGTACGGCATAGACGACCTGAGGCTCTTCTTCGAAAACGACTTGAGATTCCTAAGACAGTTCAGGGGTGCGTAA
- the pheT gene encoding phenylalanine--tRNA ligase subunit beta translates to MKITYNWLKEFIEIDDLSAKEVADLLTDAGIEVDAVYNPAEEVEKVVIGRITEISKHPNADRLRICQVDVGDTVLQIVTGADNVYEGAVVPVALHGAKLPGGVRIKRAKLRGVVSNGMLCSAVELGLTDSAPGVWTLPEELGEKVGEDAVTALGLNDWVIEYEITTNRPDALSVLGIARELRAMLGRPVKLPETGYSCGEFNAEEEATLKVLDQGACPRYEGFVVKGISNRESPLWMQVRLYLVGLRPINAVVDVTNYVMYELGQPLHAFDLEKLSGREVVVRRAREGEKIVTLDGVERELSGEDLVIADAEKPVAVAGVMGGLESGTTLSTRELFLESAHFDPMTVRRTSKRLGLSTDSSYRFERGADIEACKFAAERALHLIQKLVGGEVAKGSLSFYPKPYTPKVIVFSPERAVKLLGVNIPARKAFEILTGLGFTVKKEADYIVVKVPSWRKYDVTREVDLIEEVVRIYGMKRVVSSFPLMHSEVPRDFTFLRVQEVKEFLSSLGFNEAINYSFIGKKLFEKFGLPVDRLVKIKNPLSEEWVYMRNFLFPSLVNNAVNNINRNERDVFLFEVARTFSPTEEELPKEELKVALLATGELPENLWQFREVDFYDIKGAVEALGEFLGLELQFERREFPFLHPGQSGAVKLNGKEVGFLGRLHPDVEERFEVRQPIFVAELNLEELLKQSAARTVKFKPIPKFPPVTRDIAVVVDRSTPVAEIEKVIRESARYLEKLKLFDVYEGKGIPEGKKSVAFSLTFRAKEKTLSDEEVNKIMADIIEALQRSGATLRA, encoded by the coding sequence ATGAAGATAACCTACAACTGGCTTAAAGAGTTCATAGAGATAGACGACCTTTCCGCAAAAGAGGTTGCAGACCTCCTTACAGACGCAGGGATAGAGGTTGACGCCGTTTACAACCCTGCCGAGGAGGTTGAGAAGGTAGTTATCGGGAGAATCACAGAAATCTCCAAACACCCCAACGCCGATAGGCTGAGAATATGCCAGGTGGACGTTGGGGATACGGTTCTCCAGATAGTAACGGGAGCCGACAACGTTTACGAAGGTGCGGTTGTTCCCGTGGCCCTACACGGGGCAAAGCTCCCCGGCGGAGTCAGGATAAAGAGGGCAAAGCTCAGGGGCGTTGTCTCTAACGGTATGCTCTGTTCGGCAGTTGAGCTGGGGCTTACCGACTCCGCACCGGGGGTGTGGACGCTCCCGGAAGAGCTGGGAGAGAAGGTCGGGGAAGATGCGGTAACCGCACTGGGGTTGAACGACTGGGTAATAGAGTACGAGATAACAACGAACAGGCCCGACGCCCTGTCGGTTCTCGGCATAGCCAGGGAGCTCAGGGCGATGCTCGGCAGGCCCGTAAAGCTGCCCGAAACGGGCTACAGCTGCGGGGAGTTTAACGCAGAAGAGGAAGCCACCCTGAAGGTTCTCGACCAAGGGGCCTGCCCCAGGTACGAGGGCTTCGTGGTTAAGGGGATATCAAATAGGGAGAGCCCGCTCTGGATGCAGGTGAGGCTCTACCTGGTGGGCCTGAGACCCATAAACGCCGTTGTGGACGTTACAAACTACGTTATGTACGAGCTCGGACAGCCCCTACACGCCTTCGACCTCGAGAAGCTCTCGGGCAGAGAGGTTGTAGTAAGGCGCGCAAGGGAAGGGGAGAAGATAGTTACACTCGACGGCGTAGAGAGGGAGCTCTCTGGAGAAGACTTGGTTATAGCCGACGCGGAGAAACCCGTTGCCGTTGCGGGTGTTATGGGGGGCCTCGAGAGCGGAACGACCCTCTCTACAAGGGAGCTCTTCTTAGAGTCTGCCCACTTCGACCCGATGACCGTAAGGAGAACCTCTAAGAGGCTCGGACTCTCCACCGACTCTTCTTACAGGTTTGAGAGGGGCGCCGACATAGAGGCGTGTAAGTTCGCCGCAGAGAGGGCGCTACACCTCATCCAGAAGCTCGTAGGCGGTGAAGTGGCAAAGGGCTCTCTTTCTTTCTACCCGAAGCCCTACACGCCGAAAGTTATAGTTTTCTCGCCGGAAAGGGCGGTAAAGCTGCTGGGGGTAAATATACCTGCAAGGAAGGCCTTCGAGATTCTCACGGGCCTGGGCTTTACGGTGAAGAAGGAGGCCGACTACATAGTTGTTAAGGTTCCCTCCTGGAGGAAGTACGACGTCACAAGGGAGGTTGACCTCATAGAGGAGGTTGTAAGGATTTACGGCATGAAGCGGGTGGTAAGCTCCTTCCCGCTCATGCACTCTGAGGTTCCCAGAGACTTTACGTTTCTGAGAGTTCAGGAGGTTAAAGAGTTTCTGAGCTCCCTCGGTTTCAACGAGGCGATAAACTACTCCTTTATCGGGAAGAAGCTCTTTGAGAAGTTCGGCCTACCGGTTGACAGGCTCGTGAAGATTAAAAACCCCCTCTCTGAAGAGTGGGTTTACATGAGGAACTTCCTGTTCCCGAGCCTCGTAAATAACGCCGTTAACAACATAAACAGAAACGAAAGGGACGTTTTCCTCTTTGAGGTGGCCCGCACCTTCTCGCCTACGGAGGAGGAGCTCCCAAAAGAGGAGCTCAAAGTAGCGCTCCTTGCAACAGGCGAGCTCCCCGAGAACCTGTGGCAGTTCAGAGAAGTGGACTTTTACGACATTAAGGGAGCCGTTGAGGCCCTCGGCGAGTTCCTAGGGCTGGAGCTCCAGTTCGAGAGGAGAGAGTTTCCCTTCCTCCACCCCGGCCAGAGCGGGGCGGTTAAGCTAAACGGCAAGGAGGTGGGCTTCCTCGGAAGGCTCCACCCGGACGTTGAAGAGCGGTTTGAAGTCAGACAGCCCATCTTCGTAGCGGAGCTCAACCTTGAAGAGCTTTTAAAGCAGTCGGCGGCCAGAACTGTTAAATTCAAGCCGATTCCCAAGTTCCCGCCGGTAACGAGGGACATAGCGGTAGTCGTTGACAGGAGCACCCCCGTTGCCGAAATTGAAAAGGTGATAAGGGAATCTGCCCGCTACCTCGAGAAGCTGAAGCTCTTCGACGTTTACGAAGGGAAGGGAATCCCCGAAGGCAAAAAGAGCGTAGCTTTCTCCCTCACCTTCAGGGCGAAGGAGAAAACGCTCTCCGATGAGGAAGTTAACAAAATTATGGCTGATATAATAGAGGCGCTTCAACGTAGCGGTGCTACCTTAAGGGCATAA
- a CDS encoding cell division protein ZapA: protein MSLPQTVEVVISGRKFNIKTDRDPEYVKKLAQKIESMVERIRQGNSRVTFDKALVVACFYLLDENEALKTQIKELGEEIKRLEEGAKLLISSQVKELD from the coding sequence GTGAGCTTACCCCAGACAGTAGAAGTGGTAATAAGCGGCCGGAAGTTTAACATAAAGACCGACAGAGACCCTGAGTACGTAAAGAAGCTGGCCCAGAAAATAGAGAGTATGGTAGAGAGGATTCGGCAGGGCAACAGCAGGGTCACCTTCGATAAGGCCCTGGTTGTTGCCTGCTTCTACCTGCTTGACGAGAACGAAGCCCTTAAAACCCAGATTAAGGAGCTCGGAGAGGAGATAAAGAGGCTGGAGGAAGGAGCGAAGCTCCTCATCTCAAGCCAGGTTAAAGAGCTGGATTAA
- a CDS encoding 5-formyltetrahydrofolate cyclo-ligase, protein MHTKASLRSYLLKKRLQLTQQELQALSRRVEENLKRLLRELSPKSVMLYWPIKGEPDLTPLARELLENGVKLYFPKVLKERIAAVEVDNLDQLSPGAFNIPEPPYSPQREGTPEAVVVPALGYDKKGYRLGYGGGYYDRFLASAPVKDKIGVCFHFQLLDAIPVEPFDQPVDWIVTDKTTLRRT, encoded by the coding sequence GTGCATACAAAAGCGAGTTTAAGGTCTTACCTCCTGAAAAAGAGGTTACAGCTCACCCAACAAGAGCTTCAAGCCCTATCCCGCAGGGTAGAAGAGAACCTGAAACGGCTCCTCCGGGAGCTCTCGCCGAAATCGGTAATGCTCTACTGGCCCATTAAAGGGGAGCCCGACCTAACCCCCCTCGCCCGAGAGCTGCTCGAAAACGGCGTTAAACTTTACTTTCCCAAAGTTTTAAAAGAGAGAATAGCTGCCGTTGAAGTTGACAACCTCGACCAGCTCTCCCCGGGAGCCTTCAACATCCCGGAACCCCCATACAGCCCCCAGAGGGAGGGAACGCCCGAAGCGGTTGTAGTTCCCGCCCTGGGCTACGACAAAAAGGGCTACCGGCTCGGGTACGGAGGCGGCTACTACGACCGCTTCCTTGCCTCTGCGCCGGTAAAGGACAAAATTGGTGTTTGCTTCCACTTCCAACTGCTGGACGCAATTCCCGTAGAGCCCTTCGACCAACCTGTAGACTGGATAGTTACAGATAAAACAACCCTAAGGAGGACGTAA
- the rny gene encoding ribonuclease Y produces MESILVAIFAVLSGLAGGYVVGTKRGQKIKENLEREIVERAKEEANQIVERAKQEAQELKKKAEETVKEAQKRYDEMKKQALLEAKEELLKERERIEEELKEKRREVAELEKRLLRREEYLDKRESALDKREESLDKRAQFLDKLEAELEEKRSEVERLEAELLEKEVELSRLIDEEVKKLEEIAQMSREEAKEELMKRMEEEIRRDLAVKFKRIEEEFEQSAEKRAKKILATTIQRLASDIVAETTVTVVDLPNNEMKGRIIGREGRNIRAFELATGVDLIIDDTPEAVTISCFDPVRREIARIALERLVADGRIHPARIEEVVEKVQQEIEQEIINAAEEVLFELGIDNVHPELKKLLGRLKFRTSYGQNVLQHVKEVAYLAGMIAAEIGADVQLAKRAGLFHDIGKAVTHEVEGSHAIIGSEILKKYGEPEAVVNAAAAHHGEVEFTTIESVCAAAADALSAARPGARRESLEAYIKRIEKLESIAESFPGVMKAFAIQAGREIRIMVEPDKITDEEAAFLAHQISKKIEEEVQYPGQIKITVIRETRAVDYAK; encoded by the coding sequence ATGGAATCGATACTGGTTGCGATATTTGCAGTGCTCTCGGGCCTTGCCGGGGGCTACGTTGTGGGCACCAAAAGGGGCCAGAAAATCAAGGAAAACCTTGAAAGGGAAATCGTTGAAAGGGCAAAGGAAGAGGCAAACCAAATCGTAGAAAGGGCCAAGCAGGAGGCCCAGGAGCTCAAGAAGAAGGCCGAAGAGACCGTAAAAGAGGCCCAAAAGCGCTACGACGAGATGAAAAAACAGGCACTCCTTGAGGCAAAGGAGGAGCTCCTTAAAGAGAGGGAGCGGATAGAGGAAGAGCTTAAAGAAAAGCGCAGAGAGGTTGCCGAGCTCGAAAAGAGGCTCCTGCGCAGAGAAGAGTACTTAGACAAGAGGGAGTCGGCCCTTGATAAGAGGGAGGAGAGCTTAGACAAAAGGGCCCAGTTCCTCGATAAGCTCGAGGCGGAACTGGAGGAGAAGAGGAGCGAGGTGGAGAGGCTCGAGGCGGAGCTCCTCGAGAAGGAGGTTGAGCTGTCGCGGCTCATAGACGAGGAGGTTAAGAAACTCGAAGAGATAGCCCAGATGAGCCGTGAAGAGGCGAAAGAGGAGCTGATGAAGCGGATGGAGGAGGAAATCCGCAGGGACCTTGCGGTGAAGTTCAAGAGGATAGAGGAGGAGTTTGAGCAGAGCGCCGAAAAACGGGCCAAGAAGATACTGGCCACCACAATACAGCGGCTCGCAAGCGACATAGTTGCTGAAACAACCGTAACCGTTGTAGACCTTCCCAACAACGAGATGAAGGGAAGGATAATCGGAAGGGAAGGAAGGAACATAAGGGCCTTTGAGCTTGCCACCGGAGTAGACCTGATAATAGACGACACGCCGGAGGCGGTAACAATCTCGTGCTTCGACCCCGTAAGGCGTGAAATAGCCAGAATAGCCTTAGAAAGGCTTGTTGCAGACGGCCGCATCCACCCCGCAAGGATAGAGGAGGTTGTAGAGAAGGTTCAGCAGGAGATTGAGCAGGAGATAATCAACGCCGCCGAAGAGGTGCTCTTCGAGCTGGGAATAGACAACGTCCACCCAGAGCTGAAGAAACTCCTGGGCAGGCTGAAGTTCAGAACGAGCTACGGCCAAAACGTTCTCCAGCACGTTAAAGAGGTTGCCTACCTCGCCGGAATGATTGCCGCCGAAATCGGAGCAGACGTCCAGCTCGCCAAGAGGGCCGGACTCTTCCACGACATCGGAAAGGCGGTAACCCACGAAGTTGAAGGCTCCCACGCCATAATCGGCTCCGAAATCCTCAAAAAGTACGGCGAGCCCGAGGCGGTTGTTAACGCCGCAGCCGCCCACCACGGAGAGGTGGAGTTCACAACGATAGAGTCGGTGTGTGCTGCAGCAGCCGACGCCCTTTCTGCAGCAAGGCCCGGAGCGAGAAGGGAGAGCCTTGAGGCCTACATCAAGAGGATAGAGAAGCTCGAGAGTATAGCCGAGTCGTTCCCGGGCGTTATGAAGGCCTTTGCAATCCAGGCGGGAAGGGAAATCAGGATTATGGTTGAGCCCGACAAGATTACCGACGAAGAGGCGGCGTTCTTGGCACACCAGATTTCCAAGAAAATCGAGGAGGAGGTTCAATACCCGGGTCAGATTAAGATTACCGTTATAAGGGAAACGAGGGCCGTAGACTATGCAAAGTAA
- the selB gene encoding selenocysteine-specific translation elongation factor, with the protein MQSKKFLVIGTAGHIDHGKTSLVKALTGVDTDRWEEEKRRGMTIDLGFAKLELPDGTVAGIVDVPGHEKFIKNMVAGAHGLDMVLFVVAADEGIMPQTKEHLTVCESLGTKRGIVVLTKKDAVEPEWLELVKEEVEEFTKGTFLEKAPVVAVSSKTGEGIEELKRVIAEVAEEVEPKRAEGILRLPVDRSFTVKGFGTVVTGTLLSGRLRAGDRLELLPAGREVKARSVQVHGRPVEEAVAGQRTAVNVPDLKKEEVKRGDLLATPDYLKPTDKVDAVLKLSKDADVIVTSGHKVHFHHLTKEVEGEVFLIDRQELLPGESALVQIRLKGEVVPMFKDRFVVRHYSPARVIGGGEILNPLPPGKFRRRFAEKWKELLKPFTEKNAEEIVLKLVEELPGRLSPRELVQFTALSPEEVESLVERLKGEKRVLVSEEKLYPADHLKELKAQTLKLIEEFHSKTPILEGPGKESVRGKLKAPKELFERAIRELKEEGKLEELEGSLKLTGFTPSPEGRWKGLVERAEESVREKGLKPPTVKELAKELSVPEEEAYAVASYLKRHKGFHRFADFLMAPEALETAVTALKELFSGQERITVSQFKDRLGISRKFAVPLLEYLDQLGFTCRTGNERVRGEKLK; encoded by the coding sequence ATGCAAAGTAAAAAGTTCCTCGTTATAGGAACTGCCGGCCACATAGACCACGGTAAAACGAGCCTTGTAAAGGCTCTCACCGGCGTAGACACCGACAGGTGGGAGGAGGAGAAGCGCCGGGGAATGACCATAGACCTGGGATTTGCGAAGCTCGAGCTCCCCGACGGCACGGTGGCCGGTATAGTGGACGTTCCCGGCCACGAGAAGTTCATAAAGAACATGGTTGCCGGTGCCCACGGGCTGGATATGGTCCTCTTCGTTGTGGCGGCAGACGAGGGGATAATGCCCCAGACAAAAGAGCACCTGACCGTGTGCGAAAGCCTCGGAACCAAAAGGGGAATAGTGGTTCTAACCAAAAAGGACGCAGTGGAGCCCGAGTGGCTGGAGCTTGTTAAGGAGGAGGTTGAGGAGTTCACAAAGGGCACCTTCCTGGAAAAGGCCCCGGTTGTTGCCGTCTCCTCTAAAACCGGTGAGGGAATAGAGGAGCTGAAACGGGTAATAGCGGAAGTGGCCGAAGAGGTAGAGCCCAAAAGGGCAGAAGGTATCCTGAGACTTCCGGTTGACCGTTCGTTTACCGTGAAGGGATTCGGAACCGTAGTTACGGGAACGCTCCTTTCGGGAAGGTTGCGGGCGGGAGACAGGCTGGAGCTCCTGCCGGCGGGAAGGGAGGTTAAGGCCCGCTCCGTTCAAGTTCACGGCCGGCCCGTAGAGGAGGCAGTAGCCGGTCAGAGAACGGCCGTTAACGTTCCCGACCTTAAAAAGGAAGAGGTTAAGAGGGGAGACCTACTTGCAACGCCGGATTACCTGAAGCCTACCGATAAGGTAGACGCGGTTTTGAAGCTCTCCAAAGACGCCGACGTTATAGTAACAAGCGGCCATAAAGTTCACTTTCACCACCTTACAAAGGAGGTGGAGGGCGAGGTTTTCCTCATAGACCGCCAGGAGCTTCTCCCCGGAGAGTCGGCCCTCGTTCAGATAAGGCTGAAAGGGGAAGTTGTCCCCATGTTTAAAGACCGCTTCGTAGTGAGACACTACTCTCCCGCAAGGGTCATCGGAGGAGGAGAGATACTCAACCCGCTACCGCCGGGGAAGTTCCGCAGGCGCTTTGCAGAAAAGTGGAAGGAGCTACTTAAGCCCTTCACCGAAAAAAACGCAGAGGAAATCGTTTTAAAGCTCGTAGAGGAGCTTCCCGGCAGGCTCTCACCCAGGGAGCTGGTCCAGTTTACAGCCCTCTCCCCCGAGGAAGTGGAAAGCCTTGTTGAAAGGCTGAAAGGGGAAAAGAGAGTTCTGGTGTCGGAGGAGAAGCTCTACCCGGCAGACCACCTGAAAGAGCTAAAGGCTCAAACCCTAAAGCTGATAGAGGAGTTTCACTCCAAAACGCCAATCCTGGAAGGGCCCGGCAAAGAGTCGGTCAGGGGCAAGTTAAAGGCCCCCAAGGAGCTATTCGAAAGGGCCATAAGAGAGCTCAAGGAGGAAGGAAAGTTAGAGGAGCTGGAGGGGAGCCTGAAGCTCACGGGCTTTACCCCGTCTCCCGAAGGCAGGTGGAAAGGCCTCGTTGAGAGGGCAGAGGAGTCGGTAAGGGAGAAGGGGCTAAAGCCGCCGACCGTAAAAGAGCTCGCAAAGGAGCTATCGGTTCCCGAAGAGGAGGCATACGCTGTAGCCTCTTACTTGAAAAGGCACAAAGGGTTCCACAGGTTTGCCGACTTCCTCATGGCTCCCGAGGCCCTTGAAACGGCCGTAACGGCCCTGAAGGAGCTCTTCTCCGGCCAGGAGAGGATAACCGTCAGCCAGTTCAAAGACAGGCTCGGCATAAGCAGGAAGTTCGCCGTTCCGCTCCTTGAGTACTTAGACCAGCTGGGATTCACCTGCAGAACGGGAAACGAACGGGTAAGGGGCGAGAAGCTGAAATGA
- a CDS encoding AEC family transporter, which produces MTQLLLNVILPLYLLVGLGFLIGKAKPQLETKTISFLVLYLFAPALIFSSFREVSVSLKSFTCIFLTALGVFVLVLAASAAVEKVFLGKRNPAFELSATVMNAGYLGIPLIYLMFGEPALPIAVNYMVVMAVLHFTLGIAVLNSDNLREGLKAALKIPLVYAAVLSFLLKGVYLPPGIEKTLKLTGNATMPLMLVSIGISLSRISVEEFKEAVAATAVRFVGGAASAAAVVSLLKCPPQMAKALIVQSALPSAILNYVLCEQFNRSPRLAASVIFVSTVTFPFFLLILQAALGRL; this is translated from the coding sequence ATGACCCAGCTGCTCCTCAACGTAATCCTTCCCCTCTACCTGCTTGTGGGCCTGGGTTTCCTCATCGGAAAGGCAAAGCCGCAGCTGGAAACAAAGACGATTTCCTTCCTCGTCCTCTACCTGTTTGCACCGGCTCTCATCTTCTCCTCCTTCAGGGAGGTATCCGTTAGCCTAAAGAGCTTTACCTGCATCTTCCTGACCGCACTGGGAGTGTTCGTGCTGGTCCTTGCGGCGTCGGCAGCCGTAGAGAAGGTGTTCCTGGGCAAGAGAAACCCGGCCTTTGAGCTCTCGGCAACGGTGATGAACGCAGGGTATCTGGGAATTCCCCTCATCTACCTGATGTTCGGGGAGCCTGCACTGCCGATAGCGGTCAACTACATGGTTGTAATGGCCGTTCTCCACTTTACCCTCGGAATCGCCGTTTTAAACAGCGACAACCTTCGAGAGGGCCTAAAGGCGGCCCTCAAAATACCGCTGGTTTACGCAGCAGTGCTCTCTTTCCTGCTCAAAGGGGTTTACCTGCCTCCGGGAATAGAAAAGACCCTTAAGCTCACCGGAAACGCCACAATGCCGCTTATGCTTGTGTCCATAGGGATTTCACTCTCCAGAATATCGGTTGAAGAGTTCAAAGAGGCGGTGGCCGCAACGGCGGTAAGGTTCGTAGGGGGAGCGGCATCTGCCGCAGCAGTTGTCTCACTTCTAAAGTGCCCTCCACAGATGGCAAAGGCGCTGATAGTTCAGTCGGCCCTGCCGTCGGCGATTCTCAACTACGTTCTCTGCGAACAGTTCAACCGCTCGCCCCGGCTTGCGGCATCGGTAATCTTCGTATCAACGGTAACCTTTCCCTTCTTCCTGCTAATCCTTCAGGCGGCACTCGGGCGGCTATAA
- the purT gene encoding formate-dependent phosphoribosylglycinamide formyltransferase — MRIGTPLAHNATKVMLLGSGELGKEFAIEAMRLGLEVIAVDSYQFAPAQQVAHRYYVIDMRDGRQIRNIVYREKPDFIVPEIEAIDTDMLVELEKEGFTVVPCARATKLTMDRIGIRRLAAEELGLKTSAYRFAETFEEFKRAVEELGYPVVVKPVMSSSGKGQSVVREPSQLEWAFRYAKENARGKGNALIIEEFINFDFEITLLTVRTRNQGTLFCEPIGHRQVDGDYHESWQPQPMSEAALKKAKEMAKAVTDALGGYGIFGCEFFVKGDEVWFSEVSPRPHDTGMVTMASQNMSEFEIHLRAILGLPIHIELISPGASYCFHGTKNSVAPAYEGVAQALEEPNVWVRIFGKPTTRPRRRMGVVVARGETVEEARRKAKEAAERIKVVENG, encoded by the coding sequence ATGAGGATAGGAACACCCCTTGCCCACAACGCAACAAAGGTGATGCTCCTCGGGAGCGGAGAGCTCGGAAAGGAGTTCGCTATAGAGGCGATGCGTTTGGGCCTTGAGGTGATAGCAGTTGACTCCTACCAGTTCGCCCCGGCCCAACAGGTTGCCCACCGCTACTACGTTATAGACATGAGGGACGGCCGGCAGATAAGGAACATCGTTTACAGGGAGAAGCCCGACTTTATAGTGCCCGAGATAGAGGCGATAGACACCGACATGCTCGTAGAGCTCGAGAAGGAGGGGTTCACGGTTGTTCCCTGCGCCCGGGCTACAAAGTTAACGATGGACAGAATAGGCATAAGGAGGCTTGCGGCCGAAGAGCTGGGGCTCAAAACCTCGGCCTACCGGTTTGCCGAAACGTTCGAAGAGTTTAAAAGGGCCGTAGAGGAGCTCGGCTACCCGGTTGTGGTTAAGCCGGTTATGAGCTCTTCCGGCAAGGGGCAGAGCGTTGTCAGGGAACCATCACAGCTCGAGTGGGCATTCAGGTACGCAAAGGAGAACGCAAGGGGCAAGGGTAACGCCCTTATTATAGAGGAGTTCATAAACTTCGACTTTGAGATTACCCTTCTCACAGTAAGGACCAGGAACCAGGGAACGCTCTTCTGCGAGCCCATAGGCCACAGGCAGGTAGACGGCGACTACCATGAAAGCTGGCAGCCACAGCCGATGAGCGAGGCCGCTTTAAAGAAGGCCAAGGAGATGGCCAAGGCGGTTACAGATGCCTTGGGAGGCTACGGAATCTTCGGGTGCGAGTTTTTCGTAAAGGGAGACGAGGTGTGGTTCAGCGAGGTCTCGCCCAGGCCCCACGACACGGGAATGGTAACGATGGCGAGCCAGAACATGAGTGAGTTTGAGATTCACCTACGGGCCATTCTGGGCCTTCCGATTCACATTGAGCTCATATCCCCGGGAGCCTCTTACTGTTTCCACGGGACGAAGAACAGCGTTGCCCCGGCCTACGAAGGTGTTGCCCAAGCCCTCGAAGAGCCCAACGTGTGGGTGAGGATATTCGGCAAGCCCACAACAAGGCCAAGGAGGCGTATGGGAGTTGTGGTTGCCAGGGGCGAAACTGTAGAGGAGGCAAGGAGGAAGGCGAAAGAGGCCGCAGAAAGGATAAAGGTGGTTGAGAATGGGTAG
- the msrA gene encoding peptide-methionine (S)-S-oxide reductase MsrA gives MGREVATFAGGCFWCIEEAMSKVEGVEKAVPGYAGGHTENPTYEEVCSGETGHVEAVQVVYDPDKTSYKELLIAFLTSIDPTDSKGQFADRGSQYRPVIFYHTEEQKELAEKALKVLSESGLFDEPVRVAVEPFKNFYPAEEYHREYYKKEPMHYFYYKEGSGRKRYCEIVWERKGGRKLLEEKL, from the coding sequence ATGGGTAGAGAGGTTGCAACTTTTGCAGGCGGGTGCTTCTGGTGCATAGAGGAGGCCATGAGCAAGGTTGAAGGGGTTGAGAAGGCCGTTCCCGGCTACGCCGGAGGCCACACCGAAAACCCCACTTACGAGGAGGTGTGTTCGGGGGAGACGGGCCACGTTGAGGCGGTTCAGGTTGTTTACGACCCCGACAAGACCTCTTACAAAGAGCTCCTGATTGCCTTCCTCACCTCAATAGACCCGACAGATTCCAAAGGCCAGTTTGCAGACCGGGGAAGCCAGTACAGGCCGGTAATCTTTTACCACACAGAGGAGCAAAAAGAGCTTGCCGAAAAGGCCCTCAAGGTGCTCTCTGAAAGCGGCCTGTTTGATGAACCCGTAAGGGTTGCCGTTGAACCGTTTAAGAACTTCTACCCGGCAGAGGAGTACCACAGGGAGTACTACAAGAAGGAGCCGATGCACTACTTCTACTACAAGGAAGGGTCGGGCAGGAAGCGCTACTGTGAGATTGTGTGGGAGAGGAAGGGGGGGAGGAAGCTCCTTGAGGAGAAGCTGTGA